A section of the Oncorhynchus keta strain PuntledgeMale-10-30-2019 unplaced genomic scaffold, Oket_V2 Un_contig_10544_pilon_pilon, whole genome shotgun sequence genome encodes:
- the LOC127916985 gene encoding 2-iminobutanoate/2-iminopropanoate deaminase-like, whose amino-acid sequence MSSIIRKIINTTKAPAAIGPYSQAVVVDRTMYVSGQLGMDPASGQLVEGGVQAQTKQALVNMGEILKEAGCGYDSVVKTTVLLADMNDFVSVNDVYKTFFSSSFPARAAYQVAALPRGGLVEIEAVAVLGPLTEVS is encoded by the exons ATGTCTTCGATCATCAGGAAGATAATCAACACCACTAAAGCGCCAGCAGCTATCGGGCCGTACAG CCAGGCGGTGGTGGTGGACAGGACCATGTACGTGTCAGGCCAGCTGGGGATGGACCCTGCCTCTGGTCagctggtggagggaggggtCCAGGCTCAGACCAAACAG GCTCTGGTAAACATGGGGGAGATCCTGAAGGAAGCAGGGTGTGGATATGACAGTG TCGTGAAAACCACGGTTCTTTTGGCTGACATGAATGACTTCGTCAGTGTGAATGATGTCTATAAAACAT TTTTCAGCAGTAGCTTCCCAGCTCGGGCTGCCTACCAGGTCGCTGCTCTGCCCAGG ggtgGGCTTGTAGAGATTGAAGCTGTTGCTGTTCTGGGCCCTCTGACTGAGGTCTCTTGA